The Streptomyces cynarae genome contains a region encoding:
- a CDS encoding aminopeptidase P family protein, whose protein sequence is MSEVYAARRERLRERCSAGGGGTALVSRPANVRYLAGAAPKGAVLLLGTAEDVLVCAGPPDDHPADGRPDEALRVRVLPVTGGDPAVAAADLAAAQGGESLAVEEHHLTVARHRSLRSVAPRLRLTDLGGAVEQLRVVKDEEEIALLRIGAEIVDQALSELLESILVGRTERHLALELERRLVDHGADGPAFATSVATGPNAGRRGHRPTDRRVEEGDFLSVCLGAAYHGYRCEIGRTFVIGTSPADWQIELYDLVFASQRAGRQALAPGAAYRDVDRAARQVLDSAGYGGALPPLTGHGVGLEIDEDPQLAPAAMGKLDACVPVTVEPGVHLPGRGGVRIDDTLVVRPEADGGPELLTITTKELLAL, encoded by the coding sequence ATGTCAGAGGTGTACGCGGCCCGCCGGGAGCGGCTCAGGGAACGCTGCAGCGCGGGCGGCGGTGGGACGGCGCTGGTCTCCCGCCCCGCCAACGTCCGGTATCTCGCGGGCGCCGCGCCCAAGGGCGCCGTCCTGCTGCTGGGCACGGCCGAGGACGTGCTGGTGTGCGCCGGGCCGCCGGACGATCACCCCGCCGACGGGCGGCCCGACGAGGCGCTGCGGGTTCGCGTTCTGCCGGTGACCGGCGGCGATCCCGCCGTCGCCGCCGCCGACCTGGCCGCGGCACAGGGGGGCGAGTCCCTGGCGGTGGAGGAGCACCACCTCACCGTGGCCCGGCACCGCTCCCTGCGCTCGGTCGCGCCGAGGCTGCGGCTCACGGACCTCGGCGGGGCGGTCGAGCAGTTGCGGGTCGTCAAGGACGAGGAGGAGATCGCCCTCCTCAGGATCGGCGCGGAGATCGTCGACCAGGCCCTCAGCGAGCTGCTGGAGTCGATCCTCGTCGGCCGCACCGAGCGTCATCTCGCCCTCGAACTGGAGCGCCGCCTCGTCGACCACGGCGCCGACGGTCCCGCCTTCGCCACCTCCGTCGCCACCGGTCCGAACGCAGGCCGCCGTGGCCACCGCCCCACCGACCGGCGTGTGGAGGAGGGCGACTTCCTCTCCGTCTGTCTCGGCGCCGCCTACCACGGCTACCGCTGCGAGATCGGTCGTACCTTCGTCATCGGCACCTCGCCCGCCGACTGGCAGATCGAGCTGTACGACCTGGTCTTCGCCTCCCAGCGCGCCGGACGCCAGGCCCTCGCGCCGGGCGCCGCGTACCGCGACGTGGACCGGGCCGCACGTCAGGTGCTGGACTCCGCGGGGTACGGCGGGGCGCTGCCCCCGCTGACGGGGCACGGTGTGGGACTCGAAATCGACGAGGACCCTCAGTTGGCCCCCGCGGCCATGGGTAAACTGGACGCTTGCGTGCCGGTCACCGTCGAACCGGGGGTCCACCTCCCGGGCCGGGGCGGTGTCCGGATCGATGACACGCTCGTCGTACGCC
- the aroB gene encoding 3-dehydroquinate synthase encodes MSEAVTRIQVGGTAGTDPYEVLVGRRLLGELAGLIGHKAKRVAVIHPEALAETGEALRGDLAEQGYETVAIQVPNAEEAKTAEVAAYCWKALGQSGFTRTDVIVGVGGGATTDLAGFVAATWLRGVRWIAIPTTVLAMVDAAVGGKTGINTAEGKNLVGAFHPPAGVLCDLAALESLPVNDYVSGLAEVIKAGFIADPVILELIEADPQAARTPAGPHTAELIERSIRVKAEVVSSDLKESGLREILNYGHTLGHAIEKNERYKWRHGAAVAVGMHFAAELGRLAGRLDDATADRHRTILEAVGLPLHYRYDQWPKLLETMKVDKKSRGDLLRFIVLDGLAKPTVLEGPDPAVLLAAYGEVGQ; translated from the coding sequence ATGAGCGAGGCAGTCACCCGGATCCAGGTCGGCGGCACGGCGGGCACCGACCCCTACGAGGTCCTGGTCGGCCGCCGACTCCTGGGCGAGCTGGCCGGGTTGATCGGGCACAAGGCCAAGCGGGTCGCGGTGATCCACCCCGAGGCGCTGGCCGAGACGGGCGAGGCGCTGCGCGGCGACCTGGCCGAGCAGGGCTATGAGACCGTGGCCATCCAGGTGCCCAACGCGGAGGAGGCCAAGACCGCCGAGGTCGCCGCCTACTGCTGGAAGGCGCTGGGCCAGTCCGGTTTCACCCGCACCGACGTCATCGTGGGCGTCGGCGGCGGAGCGACCACCGACCTGGCCGGTTTCGTTGCCGCGACCTGGCTGCGCGGGGTGCGCTGGATCGCGATCCCGACCACCGTCCTGGCGATGGTGGACGCGGCGGTCGGCGGCAAGACCGGCATCAACACCGCCGAGGGCAAGAACCTGGTCGGCGCCTTCCACCCGCCCGCCGGTGTGCTGTGCGACCTGGCGGCGCTGGAGTCCCTGCCGGTCAACGACTACGTCTCCGGGCTCGCCGAGGTCATCAAGGCCGGTTTCATCGCCGACCCGGTGATCCTGGAGCTGATCGAGGCGGACCCGCAGGCCGCCCGCACCCCCGCCGGGCCGCACACCGCGGAGCTGATCGAGCGGTCCATCCGGGTCAAGGCGGAGGTCGTCTCCTCGGACCTGAAGGAGTCGGGCCTGAGGGAGATCCTCAACTACGGGCACACGCTCGGCCACGCGATCGAGAAGAACGAGCGGTACAAGTGGCGCCACGGCGCCGCCGTCGCCGTCGGCATGCACTTCGCTGCCGAACTCGGACGTCTGGCGGGCCGGTTGGACGACGCGACCGCCGACCGGCACCGCACGATCCTCGAGGCGGTGGGGCTGCCGCTGCACTACCGCTACGACCAGTGGCCCAAGCTGCTGGAGACGATGAAGGTCGACAAGAAGTCCCGCGGCGACCTGTTGCGCTTCATCGTCCTGGACGGCCTGGCCAAGCCCACCGTGCTGGAAGGCCCCGACCCCGCGGTTCTGCTCGCCGCGTACGGCGAAGTCGGGCAGTAG
- a CDS encoding shikimate kinase, which produces MGVGKSTVGQLLAERLGVGYRDTDQDIVSEQGRSIADIFVDEGEPAFRALEKAAVHKALSGHDGVLALGGGAILDDETRALLASHRVVYLSMDVEEAVKRTGLNTARPLLAVNPRRQWRELMEARRHLYEEVATAVVATDGRSPEEVAQAVLDALEWKEA; this is translated from the coding sequence ATGGGGGTCGGCAAGTCCACGGTGGGGCAGTTGCTGGCCGAGCGGCTGGGTGTCGGCTACCGGGACACGGACCAGGACATCGTGTCCGAGCAGGGCCGGTCCATCGCCGACATCTTCGTGGACGAGGGGGAGCCGGCCTTCCGCGCTCTGGAGAAGGCGGCGGTCCACAAGGCCCTGTCCGGGCACGACGGCGTCCTCGCCCTGGGTGGCGGAGCGATCCTCGACGACGAGACCCGCGCGCTGCTCGCCTCGCACCGTGTCGTCTACCTCTCGATGGACGTCGAGGAGGCGGTCAAGCGAACCGGGCTGAACACGGCCCGTCCGCTGCTGGCGGTCAACCCGCGCCGGCAGTGGCGGGAGCTGATGGAGGCCCGTCGTCACCTGTACGAGGAGGTCGCGACGGCCGTCGTGGCCACCGACGGGCGCAGCCCCGAAGAAGTCGCCCAAGCGGTCCTTGACGCACTGGAGTGGAAAGAAGCATGA
- the aroC gene encoding chorismate synthase produces the protein MSRLRWLTAGESHGPALVATLEGLPAGVPITTEMVADHLARRRLGYGRGARMKFERDEVTFLGGVRHGLTLGSPVAIMVGNTEWPKWEQVMSADPVDPEVLAGLARNAPLTRPRPGHADLAGMQKYGFDEARPILERASARETAARVALGAVARSYLKETAGIEVVSHVVELASAKAPYGVYPTPADVEKLDADPVRCLDADTSKAMVAEIDQAHKDGDTLGGVVEVLAYGVPVGLGSHVHWDRRLDARLAAALMGIQAIKGVEVGDGFELARVPGSKAHDEIVTTPEGIKRATGRSGGTEGGLSTGELLRVRAAMKPIATVPRALQTVDVSTGEPAQAHHQRSDVCAVPAAGIVAEAMVALVLADAVAEKFGGDSVAETRRNVQGYLDTLAIR, from the coding sequence TTGAGCAGGTTGCGCTGGCTGACCGCGGGGGAGTCCCATGGTCCCGCACTTGTCGCGACGCTGGAGGGCCTTCCCGCCGGCGTGCCGATCACCACCGAGATGGTGGCGGACCACTTGGCGAGGCGGCGGCTGGGCTATGGACGCGGTGCGCGGATGAAGTTCGAGCGCGACGAGGTCACGTTCCTGGGCGGTGTCCGGCACGGTCTCACCCTGGGCTCCCCGGTGGCGATCATGGTCGGCAACACCGAGTGGCCCAAGTGGGAACAGGTCATGTCGGCCGACCCGGTGGACCCGGAGGTGCTGGCGGGGCTGGCGCGTAACGCTCCGTTGACCCGGCCGCGTCCGGGGCACGCGGACCTGGCGGGGATGCAGAAGTACGGGTTCGACGAGGCCCGGCCGATCCTGGAGCGCGCCTCGGCCCGCGAGACGGCGGCCCGCGTGGCGCTGGGTGCGGTGGCCCGCTCGTACCTGAAGGAGACCGCCGGTATCGAGGTCGTCTCGCACGTCGTCGAGTTGGCGAGCGCCAAGGCCCCCTACGGCGTCTACCCGACCCCCGCCGACGTCGAGAAGCTGGACGCGGATCCGGTGCGGTGCCTGGACGCGGACACGTCGAAGGCGATGGTCGCGGAGATCGACCAGGCGCACAAGGACGGCGACACCCTCGGCGGAGTGGTCGAGGTCCTGGCGTACGGCGTCCCGGTGGGGCTCGGGTCTCACGTGCACTGGGACCGGCGCCTGGACGCGCGGCTCGCGGCCGCGCTGATGGGCATCCAGGCGATCAAGGGCGTCGAGGTCGGTGACGGGTTCGAGCTGGCGCGCGTGCCGGGCTCGAAGGCGCACGACGAGATCGTCACCACCCCCGAGGGCATCAAGCGTGCCACGGGCCGCTCCGGCGGGACCGAGGGTGGTCTGTCCACGGGTGAACTGCTGCGGGTCCGCGCCGCGATGAAGCCGATCGCGACGGTGCCGCGGGCGTTGCAGACGGTGGACGTCTCCACCGGTGAGCCGGCGCAGGCCCACCACCAGCGCTCGGACGTGTGCGCGGTCCCGGCGGCCGGCATCGTCGCCGAGGCGATGGTCGCCCTGGTCCTGGCTGACGCCGTGGCGGAGAAGTTCGGCGGCGACAGCGTCGCCGAGACCCGCCGTAACGTGCAGGGCTACCTCGACACCCTGGCGATCCGGTGA
- the mltG gene encoding endolytic transglycosylase MltG, with protein sequence MTEYGRGPGSTPWHPEDPLYGDDGWAGHEGHAAPSPHGGQHHPEQPQQHYGDWGGGRQGTHDQGHQDYQQYAQQQYADQQYQQPGHHPDGQRYGAQAQYEQQYPGGQGQQHQPQYPGRQGQHGQQYPGQGEQDYGNGGWDGGGQAHVPYAPDPADPYGAQPGAYGGEQPDFYQTPDAYPPPEPPNRRRAEPEPKTDWDPDPQEGEHAFFADDDEDDDGDEPDGRRGRGDRRGRGGKTPKGKKRRNGCACLVVVLVLGGGVGTVGYFGYQFYQNRFGAAPDYVGEGDGEQVTVTIPKGAGGYTIGRVLKQAGVVKSVDAFVAAQEQNPNGKSIQAGTYTLNMHMSAAAAVQLMLSPKSKNNLIIAEGWRNTKIYAAIDQRLQLKPGTTQGVAKKEWSTFGLPDWANSSKEIKDPLEGFLYPSAYPVSKGMKPEDVLKQMVDTAKEKYAELGIQAKAKSLDLQNPLQVLTVASLVQAEGKYKHDFEKVATVVYNRLKPNNTETYGLLDFDSTVNYLRGQSKLDTGSVNALRQIDDPYNTYKIKGLPPGPIDNPGEVAIKAALNPAKGNWYYFVSINENETLFAETNEEQNRNREKYLQEQKKGQ encoded by the coding sequence ATGACTGAGTATGGCCGGGGCCCAGGCTCCACACCGTGGCATCCGGAGGACCCGTTGTACGGGGACGACGGATGGGCAGGACACGAGGGCCACGCCGCCCCGTCCCCTCACGGCGGCCAGCACCACCCGGAGCAGCCGCAGCAGCACTACGGCGACTGGGGAGGCGGCCGCCAGGGCACGCACGACCAGGGGCACCAGGACTACCAGCAGTACGCGCAGCAGCAGTACGCGGACCAGCAGTACCAGCAGCCCGGACATCATCCGGACGGACAGCGGTACGGCGCCCAGGCGCAGTACGAGCAGCAGTACCCGGGCGGGCAGGGACAGCAGCACCAGCCGCAGTACCCGGGTCGGCAGGGGCAGCACGGGCAGCAGTACCCCGGTCAGGGAGAGCAGGACTACGGCAACGGCGGCTGGGACGGCGGCGGGCAGGCCCATGTGCCGTACGCCCCCGACCCGGCGGACCCCTACGGCGCCCAGCCCGGTGCGTACGGCGGCGAGCAGCCCGACTTCTACCAGACGCCCGACGCGTATCCGCCGCCGGAGCCGCCGAACCGGCGGCGTGCCGAGCCGGAACCGAAGACCGACTGGGACCCCGACCCCCAGGAGGGCGAGCACGCCTTCTTCGCGGACGACGACGAGGACGACGACGGCGACGAGCCGGACGGCCGGCGTGGCCGCGGCGACCGGCGGGGACGCGGCGGCAAGACCCCCAAGGGCAAGAAGCGCCGCAACGGATGCGCCTGCCTGGTGGTCGTACTGGTCCTCGGCGGCGGTGTCGGCACAGTCGGATATTTCGGGTACCAGTTCTACCAAAATCGTTTCGGCGCGGCGCCCGACTACGTGGGCGAGGGCGACGGCGAACAGGTCACGGTCACCATTCCGAAGGGTGCGGGCGGTTACACCATCGGCCGGGTGCTGAAACAGGCCGGTGTCGTCAAGAGCGTCGACGCGTTCGTCGCGGCACAGGAGCAGAACCCCAACGGCAAGAGCATCCAGGCGGGCACGTACACGCTGAACATGCACATGTCCGCGGCCGCCGCCGTGCAGCTGATGCTCAGCCCGAAGAGCAAGAACAACCTGATCATCGCCGAGGGGTGGCGCAACACCAAGATCTACGCGGCGATCGACCAGCGGCTCCAGCTGAAACCGGGAACCACCCAGGGCGTCGCCAAGAAGGAGTGGTCGACCTTCGGCCTGCCCGACTGGGCCAACAGCAGCAAGGAGATCAAGGACCCGCTGGAGGGCTTCCTCTACCCCTCCGCCTATCCGGTCTCCAAGGGCATGAAGCCCGAGGACGTCCTGAAGCAGATGGTCGACACGGCCAAGGAGAAGTACGCCGAGTTGGGCATCCAGGCCAAGGCCAAGAGCCTCGACCTGCAGAACCCGCTTCAGGTCCTCACGGTCGCGAGCCTCGTGCAGGCCGAGGGCAAGTACAAGCACGACTTCGAGAAGGTCGCGACGGTCGTCTACAACCGGCTCAAGCCGAACAACACCGAGACCTACGGCCTGCTCGACTTCGACTCCACGGTCAACTACCTGCGCGGCCAGTCGAAGCTCGACACCGGTTCCGTGAACGCTCTGCGGCAGATCGACGACCCGTACAACACCTACAAGATCAAGGGCCTGCCGCCCGGGCCGATCGACAACCCCGGGGAGGTCGCGATCAAGGCCGCCCTCAACCCGGCCAAGGGCAACTGGTACTACTTCGTCTCGATCAACGAGAACGAGACGCTCTTCGCCGAGACGAACGAGGAGCAGAACCGCAACCGCGAGAAGTACCTGCAAGAGCAGAAGAAGGGTCAGTAA
- the ruvX gene encoding Holliday junction resolvase RuvX, with the protein MRRGRRLAIDVGDARIGVASCDPDGILATPVETVPGRDIPAAQRRLKQLVEEYEPIEVVVGLPRSLKGGEGPAAVKVRGFAQELARMIAPVPVRLVDERMTTVTASQGLRASGVKSKKGRSVIDQAAAVIILQQALESERVSGKSPGEGVEVVI; encoded by the coding sequence ATGAGAAGAGGACGCCGACTCGCGATCGACGTCGGTGACGCCCGGATCGGGGTCGCCTCCTGCGACCCCGACGGGATCCTCGCCACCCCGGTGGAAACGGTCCCGGGGCGGGACATCCCGGCCGCCCAGCGGCGACTGAAGCAGCTCGTCGAGGAGTACGAGCCGATCGAGGTCGTCGTCGGACTCCCTCGCTCCCTCAAAGGGGGCGAGGGCCCGGCGGCGGTCAAGGTCCGTGGTTTCGCACAGGAGTTGGCGCGCATGATCGCACCGGTTCCGGTCAGGCTGGTGGACGAGCGCATGACCACGGTGACGGCCAGTCAGGGGCTGCGGGCCTCCGGCGTGAAATCAAAGAAGGGCCGCTCGGTGATCGACCAGGCGGCCGCCGTCATCATCCTGCAGCAGGCGCTGGAATCCGAACGGGTGTCAGGGAAATCTCCTGGCGAAGGCGTCGAAGTGGTCATCTGA
- the alaS gene encoding alanine--tRNA ligase: MESAEIRRRWLSFFEERGHTVVPSASLIADDPTLLLVPAGMVPFKPYFLGEVKPPYPRATSVQKCVRTPDIEEVGKTTRHGTFFQMCGNFSFGDYFKEGAIKLAWELLTAPQDKGGFGLEPDRLWITVYKDDDEAEQIWRDVVGVPAERIQRLGMKDNFWSMGVPGPCGPCSEINYDRGPEFGVEGGPAVNDERYVEIWNLVFMQYERGEGTGKDNFEILGDLPSKNIDTGLGLERLAMILQGVQNMYEIDTSMAVIEKATELTGVRYGDAHDSDVSLRVVTDHMRTATMLIGDGVTPGNEGRGYVLRRIMRRAIRNMRLLGATGPVVKELLDTVIEMMGQQYPELVTDRERIEKVALAEESRFLKTLNAGTNVLDTAVAETKAAGSAVLPGDKAFLLHDTWGFPIDLTLEMAAEQGLSVDEDGFRRLMKEQRERAKADAQAKKTGHADLGAYREIADTAGETDFIGYTDTEGESTIVGILVDGVSSPAATEGDEVEIVLDRTPFYAEGGGQIGDTGRIKADSGAVIEVRDCQKPVPGVYVHKGVVQVGEVTVGAKAHATIDTRRRKAIARAHSATHLTHQALRDALGPTAAQAGSENQPGRFRFDFGSPSAVPTVVMTDVEQKINEVLARDLDVHAEIMGIDEAKKQGAIAEFGEKYGERVRVVTIGDFSKELCGGTHVHNTAQLGLVKLLGESSIGSGVRRIEALVGVDAYNFLAREHTVVNQLTELLKGRPEELPEKISGMLARLKDAEKEIEKFRAEKVLQAAAGLAESAKDVHGVAVVTGQVPDGTTPDDLRKLVLDVRGRIQGGRAAVVALFTVNNGKPLTVIATNEAARERGLRAGDLVRTAAKTLGGGGGGKPDVAQGGGQNPAAVGEAVDAVERLVAETAK, encoded by the coding sequence ATGGAGTCGGCTGAGATCCGCCGCCGCTGGTTGAGCTTCTTCGAGGAGCGCGGTCACACCGTCGTCCCTTCGGCGTCGCTCATCGCGGACGACCCGACTCTGCTGCTCGTCCCGGCCGGCATGGTGCCCTTCAAGCCCTACTTCCTGGGCGAGGTCAAGCCGCCCTACCCGCGCGCCACCAGCGTGCAGAAGTGCGTGCGCACGCCCGACATCGAAGAGGTCGGCAAGACCACGCGGCACGGCACGTTCTTCCAGATGTGCGGCAACTTCTCCTTCGGCGACTACTTCAAGGAAGGCGCCATCAAGCTCGCCTGGGAGCTGCTCACCGCGCCCCAGGACAAGGGCGGTTTCGGCCTCGAGCCCGACCGGCTGTGGATCACCGTCTACAAGGACGACGACGAGGCCGAGCAGATCTGGCGCGACGTCGTGGGCGTCCCCGCCGAGCGCATCCAGCGCCTGGGCATGAAGGACAACTTCTGGTCCATGGGCGTGCCCGGCCCGTGCGGCCCCTGCTCCGAGATCAACTACGACCGCGGCCCCGAGTTCGGCGTCGAGGGCGGCCCCGCCGTCAACGACGAGCGGTACGTGGAGATCTGGAACCTCGTCTTCATGCAGTACGAGCGCGGCGAGGGCACCGGCAAGGACAACTTCGAGATCCTCGGGGACCTGCCGAGCAAGAACATCGACACCGGCCTCGGCCTCGAGCGGCTCGCCATGATTCTGCAGGGCGTGCAGAACATGTACGAGATCGACACCTCCATGGCCGTGATCGAGAAGGCCACCGAGCTGACCGGTGTCCGTTACGGCGACGCCCACGACTCGGACGTCTCGCTGCGCGTGGTCACCGACCACATGCGCACCGCCACCATGCTGATCGGCGACGGCGTCACCCCCGGCAACGAGGGCCGCGGCTATGTCCTGCGCCGCATCATGCGCCGCGCCATCCGCAACATGCGCCTGCTCGGCGCCACCGGTCCGGTCGTCAAGGAGCTCCTCGACACCGTGATCGAGATGATGGGCCAGCAGTACCCCGAGCTCGTCACCGACCGGGAGCGCATCGAGAAGGTCGCCCTCGCCGAGGAGTCCCGCTTCCTCAAGACGCTCAACGCCGGCACGAACGTCCTGGACACCGCCGTCGCCGAGACCAAGGCCGCCGGTTCGGCCGTGCTGCCCGGTGACAAGGCCTTCCTGCTCCACGACACCTGGGGCTTCCCGATCGACCTCACCCTGGAGATGGCCGCCGAGCAGGGCCTGTCCGTGGACGAGGACGGCTTCCGCCGCCTGATGAAGGAGCAGCGGGAGCGCGCCAAGGCCGACGCCCAGGCCAAGAAGACCGGCCACGCCGACCTCGGCGCCTACCGCGAGATCGCCGACACCGCCGGCGAGACCGACTTCATCGGCTACACCGACACGGAGGGCGAGTCCACGATCGTCGGCATCCTGGTCGACGGCGTGTCCTCCCCTGCCGCCACCGAGGGCGACGAGGTCGAGATCGTCCTCGACCGCACCCCGTTCTACGCCGAGGGCGGCGGCCAGATCGGCGACACCGGCCGCATCAAGGCCGACTCCGGTGCCGTCATCGAGGTCCGCGACTGCCAGAAGCCGGTCCCGGGCGTCTACGTCCACAAGGGCGTCGTCCAGGTCGGCGAGGTCACCGTCGGAGCCAAGGCCCACGCCACCATCGACACCCGTCGCCGCAAGGCCATCGCCCGCGCCCACTCGGCCACCCACCTCACCCACCAGGCCCTGCGCGACGCCCTCGGTCCGACGGCCGCCCAGGCCGGTTCCGAGAACCAGCCAGGCCGCTTCCGCTTCGACTTCGGCTCCCCGTCGGCCGTGCCGACGGTCGTGATGACCGACGTCGAGCAGAAGATCAACGAGGTGCTGGCCCGCGACCTCGACGTGCACGCCGAGATCATGGGCATCGACGAGGCCAAGAAGCAGGGCGCCATCGCCGAGTTCGGCGAAAAGTACGGCGAGCGCGTCCGCGTCGTGACCATCGGCGACTTCTCCAAGGAGCTGTGCGGCGGCACCCACGTGCACAACACCGCCCAGCTGGGCCTGGTGAAGCTGCTCGGCGAGTCCTCGATCGGCTCCGGTGTGCGCCGTATCGAGGCCCTGGTCGGCGTAGACGCCTACAACTTCCTCGCCCGCGAGCACACGGTCGTCAACCAGCTGACCGAGCTGCTCAAGGGCCGCCCGGAGGAGCTGCCCGAGAAGATCTCCGGCATGCTCGCCCGGCTGAAGGACGCCGAGAAGGAGATCGAGAAGTTCCGCGCCGAGAAGGTGCTCCAGGCCGCCGCGGGCCTCGCCGAGTCGGCCAAGGACGTCCACGGCGTCGCCGTCGTCACCGGTCAGGTGCCGGACGGCACCACGCCCGACGACCTGCGCAAGCTGGTCCTCGACGTGCGTGGCCGCATCCAGGGCGGCCGGGCCGCCGTGGTCGCCCTGTTCACCGTCAACAACGGCAAGCCGCTCACGGTCATCGCCACCAACGAGGCCGCCCGTGAGCGCGGCCTGAGGGCCGGTGACCTGGTCCGCACCGCCGCCAAGACCCTCGGCGGCGGCGGGGGCGGCAAGCCGGACGTCGCCCAGGGCGGCGGTCAGAACCCGGCCGCCGTCGGCGAGGCTGTCGACGCCGTGGAGCGCCTGGTCGCCGAGACCGCCAAGTAA
- a CDS encoding DUF948 domain-containing protein: MFRHVPGSGCTTVSGGEVAGILVAVFWAILVSFLAVALARLAQTLKATTKLVADVTDQAVPLLSDASAAVRSAQTQIDRVDAIASDVQEVTSNASALSTTVASTFGGPLVKVAAFGYGVRRAIAGRREDVPAKAPRRTVIVGRTVPSPRRAKRKKD; this comes from the coding sequence ATGTTCAGGCACGTTCCAGGGAGCGGGTGCACGACAGTGTCCGGTGGAGAAGTGGCCGGGATCCTGGTGGCCGTCTTCTGGGCGATCCTGGTCTCCTTCCTCGCCGTGGCGCTGGCGAGGCTGGCCCAGACGCTCAAGGCGACCACCAAGCTGGTGGCGGACGTGACCGACCAGGCCGTCCCGCTGCTCTCCGACGCCTCCGCCGCGGTGCGCTCCGCACAGACCCAGATCGACCGGGTCGACGCCATCGCGTCGGACGTCCAGGAGGTCACCTCCAACGCGTCCGCACTGTCGACAACCGTCGCGTCGACCTTCGGCGGCCCCCTGGTCAAGGTCGCGGCCTTCGGCTACGGCGTACGCCGGGCGATCGCCGGCCGCCGGGAGGACGTGCCTGCCAAGGCCCCCCGACGTACCGTGATCGTGGGCCGCACCGTCCCGTCCCCACGACGGGCGAAGCGGAAGAAGGACTAG
- the rpsD gene encoding 30S ribosomal protein S4 yields MANQSRPKVKKSRALGIALTPKAVKYFEARPYPPGEHGRGRKQNSDYKVRLLEKQRLRAQYDVSERQLVRAYERASKVQGKTGEALIIELERRLDALVLRSGIARTIYQARQMVVHGHIEVNGHKVDKPSYRVRPDDVVMVRERSREKALFQVAREGGFAPDGETPRYLQVNLKALAFRLDRDPNRKEIPVICDEQLVVEYYAR; encoded by the coding sequence ATGGCGAACCAGTCCCGCCCCAAGGTCAAGAAGTCGCGTGCCCTCGGTATCGCGCTGACCCCGAAGGCCGTCAAGTACTTCGAGGCCCGCCCCTACCCGCCGGGTGAGCACGGTCGCGGCCGCAAGCAGAACTCGGACTACAAGGTCCGTCTGCTCGAGAAGCAGCGTCTGCGCGCGCAGTACGACGTGTCCGAGCGCCAGCTCGTCCGCGCCTACGAGCGTGCCTCCAAGGTCCAGGGCAAGACCGGTGAGGCCCTGATCATCGAGCTCGAGCGCCGTCTCGACGCGCTGGTCCTGCGTTCGGGCATCGCCCGCACGATCTACCAGGCCCGCCAGATGGTCGTCCACGGCCACATCGAGGTCAACGGTCACAAGGTCGACAAGCCGTCGTACCGCGTCCGTCCCGACGACGTCGTGATGGTCCGCGAGCGCAGCCGTGAGAAGGCGCTCTTCCAGGTCGCCCGCGAGGGTGGCTTCGCCCCCGACGGCGAGACCCCGCGCTACCTCCAGGTGAACCTCAAGGCCCTGGCGTTCCGCCTGGACCGCGACCCGAACCGCAAGGAGATCCCGGTGATCTGCGACGAGCAGCTCGTCGTCGAGTACTACGCCCGCTGA